In Urechidicola croceus, a single window of DNA contains:
- a CDS encoding TolC family protein: MTKNILLLLAFFISIFGIGIAQNTTTYTLEKCIEIAINNNLDLKSSILNAKTSKINYKQSKLDILPNLNADYNIGINNGRSIDPFTNDYINQELTFSNAGLSLNTTIFNGFRMMNSIKQNKFNLKASEMEIEEAKQNLILEVTLQYIQILNNRDLINLSKSRLETTENQLKRLETLYKEGSINPVNYTDMQGQYSIDEMGVVTAENSLKSSVLELMRLLNLDTNSEKTFENIFGLVASEKYQFSVDEIYKDALQNLATFKSKELKIEAADKGIKVAKSNYFPSISLFGQLNTNYSSVAQSFTETGSTVTETGDFVNINNQEYPVLMNETQFDTSKIDYNDQFDNNLNSVVGVSVNIPLFNGFRAKNSVSLQKIQLEESEIELERTKTTFKQSIEDAYNNMESAFDRYHILLNQVKVFEESFRVNEIRFNNGVSNIVEYITSKNNLDTAKLNLNKTKYEYLLRVKILDYYRGV; the protein is encoded by the coding sequence ATGACTAAAAATATACTATTACTTCTTGCGTTTTTCATCTCTATTTTCGGAATAGGAATTGCACAAAACACTACAACATACACTTTAGAAAAATGTATTGAAATTGCAATTAATAATAACTTAGATTTAAAAAGTTCAATTTTAAATGCAAAGACTTCAAAAATCAATTATAAACAATCTAAATTAGATATACTTCCAAATCTTAATGCTGATTATAATATTGGAATAAATAATGGCCGAAGTATTGATCCATTCACCAACGATTACATCAATCAGGAGTTAACTTTTTCGAATGCAGGATTAAGTTTAAATACAACCATTTTCAATGGTTTTAGAATGATGAATAGTATTAAACAAAATAAGTTTAATTTGAAAGCATCTGAAATGGAAATTGAAGAAGCTAAACAAAATTTAATTTTGGAAGTTACTCTTCAATATATCCAAATTCTAAATAACAGAGATCTTATTAACCTATCAAAATCAAGGCTTGAAACAACAGAAAATCAATTGAAAAGGCTAGAAACACTTTATAAAGAAGGCTCAATAAATCCTGTTAATTATACAGACATGCAAGGTCAATACTCAATAGATGAAATGGGAGTTGTGACTGCCGAAAACAGTTTAAAATCTTCTGTCTTAGAACTAATGAGATTATTAAATTTAGATACTAATTCTGAAAAAACATTTGAAAATATTTTTGGATTGGTAGCATCAGAGAAATATCAATTTTCAGTAGATGAGATTTATAAAGATGCACTACAAAATTTGGCGACTTTTAAATCAAAAGAATTGAAAATTGAGGCTGCAGATAAAGGTATTAAAGTTGCAAAGTCTAATTATTTCCCAAGCATATCACTCTTTGGTCAATTAAACACTAATTATTCAAGTGTTGCACAATCATTTACAGAAACAGGAAGTACTGTAACAGAAACTGGAGATTTTGTAAATATTAATAATCAAGAATACCCGGTACTTATGAATGAAACGCAGTTTGATACAAGTAAAATTGATTACAATGATCAGTTTGACAATAATCTTAATTCTGTAGTTGGAGTCTCAGTCAATATTCCGTTATTTAATGGTTTTCGTGCAAAGAACTCTGTATCACTACAGAAAATACAATTAGAAGAGTCTGAAATTGAACTAGAAAGAACAAAAACAACTTTTAAGCAATCTATTGAAGATGCTTATAATAATATGGAATCTGCATTTGATAGATACCACATTTTATTGAATCAAGTAAAAGTATTTGAAGAATCATTTCGTGTGAATGAAATAAGATTTAATAATGGTGTTTCAAATATTGTTGAATATATTACAAGTAAAAATAATTTAGATACAGCAAAATTGAACTTAAATAAAACAAAATATGAGTATTTATTACGTGTGAAAATTTTAGATTATTACAGAGGTGTATAG
- a CDS encoding M15 family metallopeptidase produces MIKKFILYTLLFSNFILIETEYSKYDLIGKGNIELQGENYKLQKEVSDAFLLLKAEALKSGFNIQVVSSYRSFEHQKRIWTRKYKKFTSQGMTPQKAINKIIEYSTIPGTSRHHWGTDIDIIDGNIKTSGDVLNPKHFKEGGLYHKFKIWLDENADRFGFCLVYTDIENRKGFKYEPWHYSYESISKEMLKQYLKIDIQQLLKEEKLLGSDYFNDVFIEKYIRENILDINPDLK; encoded by the coding sequence ATGATTAAGAAATTTATATTATATACACTTCTATTTTCAAATTTTATTTTGATAGAAACAGAATATTCAAAATATGATTTAATAGGAAAAGGCAATATAGAATTGCAAGGTGAAAATTATAAATTACAAAAAGAAGTAAGCGACGCTTTTTTATTATTGAAGGCTGAAGCATTAAAAAGTGGATTTAACATTCAAGTAGTATCGAGTTATCGAAGTTTTGAACATCAAAAAAGAATTTGGACGAGAAAGTATAAAAAGTTTACTTCTCAAGGAATGACTCCACAAAAGGCAATAAATAAAATTATTGAATACTCTACAATCCCTGGGACTTCGCGTCATCATTGGGGAACGGATATTGACATTATTGATGGAAATATTAAAACTTCAGGTGATGTTTTAAATCCTAAACATTTTAAAGAAGGAGGATTGTATCACAAATTTAAAATTTGGTTAGATGAAAATGCTGATAGATTTGGTTTTTGTCTTGTTTATACTGATATTGAAAATAGAAAAGGGTTTAAATACGAGCCTTGGCATTATAGTTATGAATCTATTTCTAAAGAAATGTTGAAACAATATTTAAAAATTGATATTCAGCAACTTTTAAAAGAAGAAAAACTATTAGGTAGCGACTATTTCAATGATGTTTTTATTGAAAAATATATCCGTGAAAATATATTAGATATCAATCCTGATTTGAAGTAA
- a CDS encoding GNAT family N-acetyltransferase encodes MIEIKFVSPEQTYEIRREILRKNIPLTEKIQGDFEDDTFHLGAFSNGILVSVATFMKDNHQYFSGFQFRLRGMATLEKVQGKGLGKQLIFKAEEFLKEKNVSILWCNARVVALKFYQNCGFETIGEEFEIPLIGGHYVMFKELKND; translated from the coding sequence ATGATTGAAATTAAATTCGTTTCTCCAGAACAAACCTATGAAATTAGACGAGAAATCTTACGAAAAAATATCCCTTTAACTGAGAAGATACAGGGAGATTTTGAAGATGATACATTTCACTTAGGTGCTTTTTCAAACGGAATTTTGGTAAGTGTAGCCACATTTATGAAAGATAATCATCAATATTTTAGTGGATTTCAATTTAGGTTGAGAGGAATGGCAACTTTAGAAAAAGTTCAAGGAAAAGGTTTAGGAAAACAATTAATTTTTAAGGCAGAAGAATTTTTAAAAGAAAAAAACGTTTCAATTTTATGGTGTAATGCTCGAGTAGTTGCCTTAAAATTTTATCAAAATTGTGGATTTGAAACTATAGGTGAGGAGTTTGAAATACCATTGATTGGTGGACATTATGTGATGTTTAAAGAGTTGAAAAATGATTAA
- a CDS encoding GNAT family N-acetyltransferase, translating to MDNITIKIISKDDIYDIIPLLKQLNDKTPEDILKNRLLEMVEQNYECAVMYANKTLIGVCGMWFMTRHYIGKSMEIDHVIIDHNYRDLGLGKRFFSWIYNYAKDKGCDASELNAYVQNQKSHKFYFNEGYNIYGFHFLKILRGDKKFY from the coding sequence ATGGATAATATTACTATCAAGATAATTTCAAAAGACGATATATATGACATTATTCCTTTATTAAAACAATTGAATGATAAAACTCCAGAAGATATATTAAAAAATCGCCTTTTAGAAATGGTTGAACAAAACTATGAATGTGCAGTTATGTATGCCAATAAAACTTTAATAGGTGTTTGTGGTATGTGGTTTATGACTCGACATTATATTGGAAAAAGTATGGAAATTGATCATGTGATTATTGATCACAACTATAGAGATTTAGGTTTAGGAAAACGTTTTTTTAGTTGGATTTATAATTATGCTAAAGATAAAGGATGTGATGCTAGTGAGTTAAATGCGTATGTGCAAAATCAAAAAAGTCATAAATTTTATTTTAATGAAGGTTATAATATTTATGGTTTTCATTTTTTGAAAATTTTAAGAGGCGATAAAAAATTTTATTAA
- a CDS encoding rhomboid family intramembrane serine protease, producing the protein MSKVVLFIIVANVLFSLKGFNDQLFFNKNKFQIGAIKNGEYLRMLTSGFLHVDPKHLLFNMITLYFFGDNVVNILGLWKFLLIYFGSLIFGGLFSLSYHKDDLYYSAVGASGAVMGVIYAAIMLYPDMALGFIFFPFFDIPGYIFGLGYLLYSIYGMKNSVGNIGHSAHLGGAIGGFALTLLLFPDVLSQNTKMVIILGIPILLLFIFEKKLSKN; encoded by the coding sequence ATGAGTAAAGTTGTATTGTTTATTATAGTTGCCAATGTTTTATTTTCATTGAAGGGTTTCAATGATCAATTGTTTTTTAACAAAAATAAATTTCAAATAGGAGCCATTAAAAACGGTGAGTATTTAAGAATGTTAACTTCAGGCTTTCTACATGTAGACCCAAAACATTTACTTTTTAATATGATAACGTTATATTTTTTTGGAGATAATGTTGTCAATATTTTGGGTCTATGGAAATTTCTACTTATTTATTTTGGAAGTTTAATTTTTGGAGGATTATTTTCACTCTCATACCATAAAGATGATTTGTATTATAGTGCTGTTGGTGCTTCTGGTGCAGTTATGGGAGTTATTTATGCCGCAATTATGCTATACCCTGATATGGCTTTAGGATTTATATTCTTTCCATTTTTTGATATTCCAGGCTACATTTTTGGGTTAGGATATTTATTATATTCAATTTATGGTATGAAAAACAGTGTAGGGAATATAGGGCATAGTGCCCATTTAGGAGGTGCAATAGGTGGGTTTGCACTTACACTTTTATTATTTCCAGATGTTTTATCTCAAAATACTAAAATGGTAATAATTTTGGGTATTCCGATTTTGCTATTATTTATTTTTGAGAAAAAATTAAGCAAGAATTAA
- a CDS encoding lysophospholipid acyltransferase family protein produces the protein MQLLVYILVYPILWFLSILPFKVLYALSDFISFILYTIVGYRKKVVLENLKMAYPEKSLNELLKIRREFYRHFVDIFMEMIKSITISENQMKKRFVFKNIDFIKSYENQKRSIILMGSHYANWEWMVYMGSLIQHTGTAVFTPIGNKYFEKMMLKSRTKYGAVFVKPKYARKFYEENEKKGLLTINALVSDQSPQLQKAKYWTNFLNVFVPVHTGAEELAKKLNQVVVFFEVKKVKRGYYTAEFKLLAENPRKLPEYAITTQFLKEVERQVNTAPEYYFWTHKRFKHKDKYEEWKELKS, from the coding sequence ATGCAATTATTAGTTTACATACTCGTATATCCAATTCTTTGGTTCTTATCTATTCTTCCTTTTAAAGTTCTTTATGCTTTATCCGATTTTATTTCTTTCATATTATATACTATTGTTGGTTATAGAAAAAAAGTTGTCTTAGAAAATTTAAAAATGGCTTATCCTGAAAAGTCATTAAATGAATTGCTCAAAATTAGACGTGAATTTTATCGTCATTTTGTTGATATTTTTATGGAAATGATCAAGTCAATTACAATTTCTGAAAACCAAATGAAAAAGCGTTTTGTTTTTAAGAATATTGATTTTATCAAGAGTTATGAAAATCAAAAAAGAAGTATAATACTTATGGGAAGTCATTATGCCAACTGGGAATGGATGGTATATATGGGAAGTCTTATTCAGCATACTGGTACAGCAGTTTTTACACCTATTGGCAATAAGTATTTTGAAAAAATGATGCTAAAATCTAGAACAAAATATGGTGCTGTTTTCGTAAAACCAAAATATGCTAGAAAATTTTATGAAGAAAATGAGAAAAAAGGTCTTTTAACAATAAATGCTTTAGTCAGCGATCAATCTCCTCAATTACAAAAAGCAAAATACTGGACAAATTTTTTAAATGTTTTTGTACCTGTACATACTGGTGCAGAAGAACTAGCAAAAAAATTGAACCAAGTTGTTGTGTTTTTTGAGGTTAAAAAAGTAAAACGTGGTTATTACACAGCCGAATTCAAATTACTAGCTGAAAATCCAAGAAAATTACCTGAATATGCAATTACAACACAATTCTTAAAAGAAGTTGAACGTCAAGTAAATACTGCTCCTGAATATTATTTTTGGACTCATAAACGATTTAAGCACAAAGATAAATATGAAGAGTGGAAAGAATTAAAATCTTAA
- the glmM gene encoding phosphoglucosamine mutase, with the protein MTLIKSISGIRGTIGGESGDNLTPIDAVKFASAYGSWLIKRNPNKNQLTVVVGRDARISGKMISSLVANTLVGLGIDVVDLGLSTTPTVEIAVPLENADGGIILTASHNPKQWNALKLLNEKGEFLNGLDGKEILEIAENEDFDFAEVDDIGVYSKNRDFINLHIEEVWNLELVDTEAIRKAKFKVVVDAVNSTGGIAIPALLERLGVECVKLYCEPNGQFPHNPEPLKEHLGDISELVVKEKADFGIVVDPDVDRLALVSEDGSMFGEEYTLVACADYVLSKKVGNTVSNLSSSRALRDITEKHGGTYQASAVGEVNVVQLMKDTNAIIGGEGNGGIIYPASHYGRDSLVGVALFLSHLANTKMTCKELRDSYPSYFMSKNKIQLTPQIDVDKILETMAAKYQNEDVLTIDGVKINFETEWVHLRKSNTEPIIRIYTESTSQENADALAKRIISEIKDIIA; encoded by the coding sequence ATGACATTAATCAAATCAATTTCAGGAATTCGAGGAACTATAGGAGGTGAATCAGGAGATAATTTAACACCAATTGACGCAGTTAAATTTGCGTCGGCTTATGGAAGTTGGTTAATTAAAAGAAACCCTAATAAAAATCAATTAACAGTGGTTGTTGGTCGTGATGCTCGTATTTCTGGTAAAATGATTAGTTCATTAGTAGCAAATACATTAGTTGGTCTTGGAATTGATGTGGTAGATTTAGGTCTGTCAACAACACCAACTGTAGAGATTGCTGTACCACTAGAAAATGCAGATGGAGGAATTATTCTGACAGCTTCACACAATCCAAAACAATGGAATGCCTTGAAATTATTAAATGAAAAAGGAGAATTCTTAAATGGTTTAGACGGTAAAGAAATTTTAGAAATTGCCGAAAATGAGGATTTTGATTTTGCAGAAGTTGATGATATTGGTGTTTATAGTAAAAATAGAGATTTTATCAATTTACATATTGAAGAAGTGTGGAATCTCGAATTAGTAGATACGGAGGCAATTCGTAAGGCTAAATTTAAAGTTGTTGTTGATGCTGTAAATTCAACAGGAGGAATTGCGATACCAGCACTTTTGGAAAGGTTAGGAGTAGAATGTGTGAAATTGTATTGTGAACCTAATGGTCAATTTCCTCATAACCCAGAACCTTTAAAAGAACATTTAGGAGATATTTCAGAATTAGTTGTTAAAGAAAAAGCAGATTTTGGTATAGTTGTAGATCCAGATGTAGATAGATTGGCTCTAGTTAGTGAAGATGGTTCTATGTTTGGCGAAGAATATACATTAGTTGCTTGTGCAGATTATGTACTATCAAAAAAAGTGGGGAATACAGTTTCAAACCTATCCTCATCTCGTGCGTTGAGAGATATTACCGAAAAACACGGAGGAACATATCAAGCAAGTGCAGTTGGTGAGGTTAATGTAGTACAACTAATGAAAGATACCAATGCAATAATAGGAGGTGAAGGAAATGGTGGGATTATCTATCCAGCTTCTCATTATGGAAGAGATTCATTAGTTGGAGTTGCGTTATTTTTATCTCATTTAGCAAATACAAAAATGACATGTAAAGAACTTCGTGATAGTTATCCGAGTTATTTTATGAGTAAAAATAAAATCCAATTAACACCTCAAATTGATGTTGATAAGATTTTAGAAACTATGGCAGCCAAGTATCAAAATGAAGATGTTTTAACTATTGATGGTGTTAAAATCAATTTTGAAACTGAATGGGTGCATTTAAGAAAGTCGAATACAGAACCAATTATAAGAATTTATACAGAAAGTACATCCCAAGAAAATGCTGATGCATTAGCCAAGCGAATAATTTCTGAAATTAAAGACATTATCGCTTAG
- the rpsA gene encoding 30S ribosomal protein S1, translating into MSEELNKEEIEVTPKAVTEEVTEEIEEKIDLVEEVEDVKVSPEEFLENFDWHKYEQGIEEVEEEKLKAFEDALEGTVGFVTEREVIDGTIVRKTEREVIIDINSKSEGVISLNEFRYNPNLAVGDVVEVLVDKREDITGQLVLSHKKARVIKAWDRVIAAHDTGEVVNGFVKCRTRGGMIVDVFGIEAFLPGSQIDVKPIRDYDQYVEKTMEFKVVKINHEFKNVVVSHKALIEADIELQKKDIISKLEKGQVLEGVVKNITSYGVFVDLGGVDGLVHITDLSWSRINHPSEVLELDQKLNVVILDFDDQKTRIQLGLKQLNAHPWDALNADLKVGDKVKGKVVVIADYGAFIEVSEGVEGLVHVSEMSWSTHLRSAQDFVKVGDEVEAVVLTLDRDDRKMSLGIKQLHPDPWTDITKKYPVGSTHEGTVRNYTNFGVFVELEEGIDGLVYISDLSWTKKVKHPSDFTSIGDKLKVQVLELDVEGRKLNLGHKQTQENPWDAHEAKYTIDSIHEGTIKETTDKGAIVELEEGVEGFVPGRHMDKEEGGKIAKGETVNFKVLEFNKEYRRIVLSHSAIFRAEEQKNIRSAAKKSNDAEKPTLGDANDALQALKDKMEGN; encoded by the coding sequence GTGAGCGAAGAATTAAACAAAGAAGAAATTGAAGTAACGCCTAAGGCTGTTACAGAAGAAGTAACTGAAGAAATTGAAGAAAAGATTGATTTAGTTGAAGAGGTTGAAGATGTAAAAGTAAGCCCAGAAGAATTTTTAGAGAACTTTGATTGGCACAAGTACGAGCAAGGTATCGAAGAAGTAGAAGAAGAAAAGTTAAAAGCTTTTGAAGATGCACTTGAAGGTACTGTAGGTTTTGTAACTGAAAGAGAAGTAATCGATGGTACAATTGTAAGAAAAACTGAAAGAGAAGTAATTATTGACATTAACTCTAAGTCAGAAGGTGTTATTTCTTTAAATGAGTTCCGTTACAACCCTAACTTAGCGGTTGGAGATGTAGTAGAAGTATTGGTTGACAAAAGAGAAGATATCACTGGTCAACTAGTATTATCTCATAAAAAAGCACGTGTAATCAAAGCATGGGATAGAGTTATCGCTGCTCATGATACAGGTGAAGTTGTAAATGGATTTGTAAAATGTAGAACTCGTGGTGGTATGATTGTTGACGTTTTCGGAATCGAAGCGTTCTTACCAGGCTCTCAAATTGATGTTAAGCCAATTAGAGATTACGATCAATATGTAGAGAAAACAATGGAATTCAAAGTTGTGAAAATCAACCACGAATTTAAAAACGTTGTAGTTTCGCATAAAGCACTTATCGAAGCAGATATTGAATTACAGAAAAAAGATATCATCAGCAAATTAGAAAAAGGTCAAGTATTAGAAGGTGTTGTTAAAAACATTACTTCTTATGGTGTCTTTGTTGATTTAGGTGGTGTTGATGGATTAGTTCATATTACTGATTTATCTTGGAGTAGAATTAATCACCCAAGTGAAGTATTAGAATTAGACCAAAAATTAAATGTTGTAATTCTTGATTTTGATGATCAAAAAACAAGAATTCAATTAGGATTAAAACAATTAAACGCTCACCCATGGGATGCCTTAAATGCTGATTTAAAAGTTGGTGATAAAGTAAAAGGTAAAGTAGTTGTAATTGCTGATTATGGTGCATTTATAGAAGTTTCTGAAGGTGTTGAAGGATTAGTTCACGTTTCTGAAATGTCTTGGTCAACTCACTTACGTTCTGCACAAGATTTCGTAAAAGTTGGTGATGAGGTTGAAGCAGTTGTTTTAACATTAGATAGAGATGATCGTAAAATGTCATTAGGTATCAAACAATTACATCCAGATCCTTGGACTGATATTACTAAGAAATATCCTGTAGGTTCAACTCATGAAGGTACTGTAAGAAATTACACTAACTTTGGTGTGTTTGTTGAATTAGAAGAAGGAATTGACGGTTTAGTTTATATTTCTGATTTATCTTGGACTAAGAAAGTTAAACATCCATCTGATTTCACATCAATTGGAGATAAATTAAAAGTACAAGTATTAGAATTAGATGTTGAAGGTCGTAAATTGAATTTAGGACATAAACAAACTCAAGAAAACCCTTGGGATGCTCATGAAGCAAAATATACTATCGATTCAATCCACGAAGGAACAATAAAAGAAACTACTGACAAAGGTGCTATCGTTGAGTTAGAAGAAGGTGTTGAAGGTTTCGTTCCTGGACGTCACATGGACAAAGAAGAAGGTGGTAAAATTGCAAAAGGAGAAACAGTAAACTTCAAAGTATTAGAATTTAATAAAGAATATAGAAGAATTGTTTTATCTCACTCTGCAATTTTTAGAGCTGAAGAGCAAAAGAACATCAGATCGGCGGCAAAAAAATCTAATGACGCTGAAAAGCCAACATTAGGTGATGCTAACGATGCTTTACAAGCACTTAAAGATAAAATGGAAGGTAACTAA
- a CDS encoding LytR/AlgR family response regulator transcription factor, with amino-acid sequence MKVIIIEDEKPSARRLSRMLLDLDIEAQAMLHSVSEAIRWFKENKHPDLILLDIQLSDGLSFEIFEQVEVKSAIIFTTAYDEYALKAFKLNSIDYLLKPIDDEELEQAIGKFKMNQPEKNNIQVDLDQIKKLLINPLDKNYKERFTVKIGQHLKMIAVEEIECFYSENKGTYIFTSDSRDYLIDNTLEQLDTILDPTIFFRVNRKFFVNINTIKDIISYTNSRLKIILNSFNEKEIIVSREKVRDFKNWIS; translated from the coding sequence ATGAAAGTTATAATAATTGAAGATGAAAAACCATCAGCAAGAAGGTTATCTAGAATGCTATTAGATTTAGATATAGAAGCGCAAGCAATGTTGCATTCAGTATCTGAGGCCATTAGATGGTTTAAAGAAAATAAGCATCCAGATTTGATACTTTTAGATATACAATTATCAGATGGTTTATCTTTTGAAATTTTTGAACAAGTAGAGGTAAAGAGTGCTATAATATTTACAACGGCTTATGACGAATATGCACTTAAGGCATTTAAACTTAATAGTATTGACTACCTACTAAAACCAATAGATGATGAAGAACTAGAACAGGCAATAGGTAAGTTTAAAATGAATCAACCAGAAAAAAATAATATTCAAGTAGATTTAGATCAAATAAAAAAGTTACTTATCAATCCTTTAGATAAAAATTATAAAGAACGATTTACAGTTAAAATAGGTCAACATTTAAAAATGATTGCTGTTGAAGAAATAGAATGTTTCTATAGTGAAAATAAGGGAACCTATATTTTTACATCAGATTCTAGAGATTATTTAATTGACAATACATTAGAACAATTAGACACTATACTCGATCCAACCATATTTTTTAGGGTAAATAGAAAGTTCTTTGTAAATATCAATACTATTAAAGACATTATTTCTTATACGAATAGCCGTTTGAAAATTATATTAAACTCATTTAACGAAAAAGAAATAATAGTAAGTCGAGAAAAAGTAAGAGATTTTAAGAATTGGATTAGTTAA
- a CDS encoding 2TM domain-containing protein — protein MNYNFTEEDRYLQAHKRVKEIKGFYSHLFIYVIINIIWIVVLISFNEVSSFFEYGFWGMGYGYVATTIFWGIGILFHWIGVFGSRKFFSKDWENRKLKKFMEEENNNFKKKNIMKRDFTDEDRYIRAQKKVKAIKGFYWHLFWYVAVNIFLIAGILYSSQSIEALYYWGTYSTAIFWGIGLFFHWFGVFGKNLTFSKSWEERKIKEYMDKDPFN, from the coding sequence ATGAATTATAATTTTACAGAAGAAGATAGGTATTTACAAGCGCATAAAAGAGTCAAAGAAATAAAAGGTTTTTACAGTCATTTATTTATATATGTAATTATTAATATTATATGGATAGTAGTTCTGATTAGTTTTAATGAAGTTTCAAGTTTTTTTGAATATGGATTTTGGGGAATGGGATATGGCTATGTTGCAACTACAATTTTTTGGGGAATAGGAATTTTATTTCATTGGATAGGAGTATTTGGAAGCAGAAAATTTTTCTCAAAAGATTGGGAGAATCGTAAATTGAAAAAATTTATGGAAGAAGAAAATAACAATTTTAAAAAAAAAAATATTATGAAACGGGATTTTACAGATGAAGATCGCTATATAAGAGCACAAAAAAAAGTAAAAGCAATTAAAGGGTTTTATTGGCACTTATTTTGGTATGTTGCCGTAAACATATTTCTTATTGCTGGTATACTTTATAGTTCACAATCAATAGAAGCTTTATACTATTGGGGAACTTACAGTACGGCTATCTTTTGGGGTATAGGATTGTTTTTTCATTGGTTTGGAGTTTTTGGAAAAAATTTAACATTTTCTAAAAGTTGGGAAGAACGAAAAATTAAAGAGTACATGGATAAAGATCCATTTAATTAA